The following coding sequences lie in one Lolium perenne isolate Kyuss_39 chromosome 2, Kyuss_2.0, whole genome shotgun sequence genomic window:
- the LOC127330911 gene encoding peroxidase 12-like codes for MASTRAAAIILVAMICGTMHYHPAAAMKVDTTGVAVADGLSLGFYQDTCPFVEHIVEFLVGEAFKKDVGIAPALIRIFFHDCFPQGCDASVLLNGTASEQIQPPNQTLRPTALKLIEDIRAAVHSACGPVVSCADILALATRDSLVDAGGPSYDVALGRRDALAPAVPDITNTLPAPFFTVPQLIKSFGDRGLNVTDLVALSGAHSFGVAHCPAFEDRFKNGTDTNPPIDPKFAATLKAKCAGDNPVGTLTQKLDVRTPDKFDNKYYFDLVASQGLFKSDQALILHSATNRTAVRFSLNEGAFFTQFAISMVKMSQMDVLTGTQGEIRNNCAVPNKRVGIETAAGNNEGLTAEM; via the coding sequence ATGGCTTCCACCAGAGCGGCAGCCATCATCCTGGTGGCCATGATCTGCGGCACCATGCACTACCACCCCGCGGCCGCCATGAAGGTGGACACAACCGGCGTGGCGGTGGCCGACGGCCTCTCCTTGGGCTTCTACCAGGACACATGCCCTTTCGTGGAGCACATCGTGGAGTTCTTGGTGGGCGAGGCCTTCAAGAAGGACGTCGGCATCGCCCCGGCGCTCATCCGCATCTTCTTCCACGACTGCTTCCCGCAGGGCTGCGACGCGTCGGTGCTCCTCAACGGCACGGCCAGCGAGCAGATCCAGCCCCCGAACCAGACGCTGCGCCCGACGGCGCTCAAGCTCATCGAGGACATCCGCGCCGCCGTCCACTCCGCGTGCGGGCCCGTCGTCTCCTGCGCCGACATCCTCGCCCTCGCCACCCGCGACTCCCTCGTGGACGCCGGCGGTCCCAGCTACGACGTGGCGCTAGGCCGGCGCGACGCGCTCGCCCCGGCGGTGCCAGATATCACCAACACACTCCCGGCGCCCTTCTTCACCGTGCCCCAGCTCATCAAGTCCTTCGGCGACCGCGGTCTCAACGTGACCGACCTCGTCGCGCTCTCCGGCGCGCACTCCTTCGGCGTCGCCCACTGCCCCGCCTTCGAGGACCGCTTCAAGAATGGCACCGACACCAACCCACCCATCGACCCTAAGTTCGCCGCGACGCTCAAGGCCAAGTGCGCCGGCGACAACCCCGTCGGCACCCTCACCCAGAAGCTTGACGTGCGGACCCCGGACAAGTTCGACAACAAGTACTACTTCGACCTGGTCGCCAGCCAAGGGCTGTTCAAGTCCGACCAGGCGCTCATCCTCCACTCGGCCACCAACCGCACTGCCGTCCGGTTCTCGCTCAACGAGGGAGCCTTCTTCACCCAGTTCGCCATTTCCATGGTCAAGATGAGCCAGATGGACGTGCTCACCGGCACCCAGGGCGAGATCCGGAACAACTGCGCCGTCCCCAACAAGCGCGTCGGCATCGAGACCGCCGCCGGCAACAACGAAGGCCTCACCGCCGAGATGTAA